From a single Methylobacterium oryzae genomic region:
- a CDS encoding DUF302 domain-containing protein, which translates to MNVDKISVERLRILSSRPFDAVVTALKSAVGQPDWYQFVRASQAATSASDFERVVQRGFGRTGFMLFAEFDLGAVLRRESKSDAPKSVRFLVGNPLIMKEMVKHVPDAGSYAPVTILIDERPDGVHLSYDRMESYLLPYGNTEALAVARDLDAKITALLRDCAG; encoded by the coding sequence ATGAATGTGGATAAAATTTCGGTCGAGCGGCTTAGAATTCTGAGCTCCAGACCCTTCGACGCTGTCGTGACGGCGCTCAAATCCGCGGTCGGTCAGCCGGACTGGTACCAATTCGTTCGGGCGTCGCAGGCTGCAACCTCCGCGTCCGATTTCGAGCGTGTCGTGCAGCGTGGATTCGGCCGCACGGGCTTCATGCTCTTTGCCGAATTCGATCTGGGTGCCGTTCTGCGGCGCGAATCCAAATCCGATGCACCCAAGAGCGTGCGTTTTCTGGTGGGCAATCCCCTCATCATGAAAGAGATGGTCAAGCACGTGCCCGACGCGGGATCCTATGCTCCGGTCACGATCCTTATCGATGAGCGGCCCGATGGCGTGCACCTCTCCTATGACAGGATGGAGAGCTATCTGCTGCCCTATGGCAACACCGAAGCTCTCGCCGTTGCCCGGGATCTCGATGCGAAGATTACGGCCTTGCTGCGGGACTGTGCAGGCTAA
- a CDS encoding IS3 family transposase (programmed frameshift): MTKHTPPFSPEVRERAVRLAREHESEHGSQWAAIQSIAAKIGCSGETLRKWVRQAERDRGVRAGPTTDERERIKALERENRELRQANEILRKASAYFCPGGARPPVPVMIAFIDDHRALYGVEPICKVLPIAPSTYHAHAARRADPGRLSARAKRDAALMVEIRRVYEANFRVYGVRKVWRQLAREGIIVARCTVVRLMRTMGLAGVVRGRRVRTTVPDPAAACPLDRVNRQFRAECPNRLWVADFTYIATWGGFVYAAFVIDVFARRIVGWRVSRSARADFVLDALEQALHERRPFAGSGLVCHSDRGSQYVSIRYTERLAEAGVEPSVGSVGDSYDNALAETVIGLFKAEVIHRRGPWRSFEAVEYATLEWVDWFNHRRLLEPIGHIPPAEAEARYYAQAEVQALAA, encoded by the exons ATGACGAAGCATACCCCACCCTTTTCCCCTGAGGTTCGCGAGCGGGCAGTCCGGCTGGCCCGGGAGCATGAGAGCGAGCACGGTTCGCAATGGGCCGCGATCCAGTCGATCGCGGCCAAAATCGGTTGCTCTGGCGAAACGCTGCGCAAGTGGGTCCGTCAGGCCGAGCGCGACCGGGGCGTGCGGGCCGGACCGACGACGGATGAGCGCGAGCGGATCAAGGCGCTGGAGCGGGAGAACCGCGAGCTCCGGCAGGCCAACGAGATCCTCAGGAAGGCGAGCGCGTATT TTTGCCCAGGCGGAGCTCGACCGCCGGTTCCGGTCATGATCGCCTTCATCGACGATCATCGTGCGCTCTACGGGGTCGAGCCGATCTGCAAGGTTCTGCCGATCGCCCCGTCGACGTACCACGCCCATGCCGCGCGACGAGCCGATCCCGGGAGGCTGTCGGCTCGAGCCAAGCGGGACGCGGCACTCATGGTCGAGATCCGGCGCGTGTACGAGGCAAACTTCCGGGTCTACGGCGTGCGCAAGGTCTGGCGGCAGCTCGCCCGCGAAGGGATCATTGTGGCGCGCTGCACGGTGGTCCGGCTGATGCGAACGATGGGCTTGGCTGGCGTCGTCCGGGGGCGGAGGGTTCGCACCACCGTTCCCGATCCGGCGGCGGCCTGCCCGCTCGACCGGGTCAATCGACAGTTCAGGGCCGAATGCCCGAACCGGCTATGGGTGGCGGATTTTACCTACATCGCCACCTGGGGCGGCTTCGTCTATGCGGCCTTCGTGATCGACGTCTTCGCCCGCCGGATCGTGGGCTGGCGTGTGTCGCGCTCGGCCCGGGCCGACTTCGTGCTCGATGCCTTGGAGCAGGCCCTGCACGAGCGCCGCCCCTTCGCCGGCAGCGGCCTCGTCTGTCACTCGGATCGCGGATCGCAATATGTGAGCATCCGCTACACCGAGCGCTTGGCCGAGGCGGGCGTCGAACCCTCCGTCGGCAGTGTTGGCGACTCGTACGATAACGCTCTCGCCGAGACGGTGATCGGCCTGTTCAAGGCGGAGGTCATCCATCGACGCGGGCCGTGGCGGTCCTTTGAGGCGGTCGAGTACGCCACGCTGGAATGGGTGGACTGGTTCAACCACCGTCGGCTGCTCGAACCAATCGGCCACATCCCTCCCGCCGAGGCGGAGGCACGCTATTATGCCCAGGCCGAGGTCCAAGCCTTGGCCGCCTGA